The following proteins come from a genomic window of Acinonyx jubatus isolate Ajub_Pintada_27869175 chromosome C1, VMU_Ajub_asm_v1.0, whole genome shotgun sequence:
- the AMPD2 gene encoding AMP deaminase 2 isoform X3: MDGKCKEIAEELFSRSLAESELRSAPYEFPEESPIEQLEERRQRLERQISQDVKLEPDILLRAKQDFLKTDSESDFQLFKEQSEGQGDRGLRDRDVVLEREFQRVTISGEEKCGVPFTDLLDAAKSVVRALFIREKYMALSLQSFCPTTRRYLQQLAEKPLETRTYEQGPDTPVSADAPVHPPALEQHPYEHCEPSTMPGDLGLGLRMVQGVVHVYTRRETDDHCSEMELPYPDLQEFVADVNVLMALIINGPIKSFCYRRLQYLSSKFQMHVLLNEMKELAAQKKVPHRDFYNIRKVDTHIHASSCMNQKHLLRFIKRAMKRHLEEIVHVEQGREQTLREVFESMNLTAYDLSVDTLDMHADRNTFHRFDKFNAKYNPIGESVLREIFIKTDNRVSGKYFAHIIKEVMSDLEESKYQNAELRLSIYGRSRDEWDKLACWAVKHKVHSPNVRWLVQVPRLFDVYRTKGQLANFQEMLENIFLPLFEATVHPASHPELHLFLEHVDGFDSVDDESKPENHVFNLESPLPEAWVEEDNPPYAYYLYYTFANMAMLNHLRRQRGFHTFVLRPHCGEAGPIHHLVSAFMLAENISHGLLLRKAPVLQYLYYLAQIGIAMSPLSNNSLFLSYHRNPLPEYLSRGLMVSLSTDDPLQFHFTKEPLMEEYSIATQVWKLSSCDMCELARNSVLMSGFSHKVKSHWLGPNYTKEGPEGNDIRRTNVPDIRVGYRYETLCQELALITQAVQSETLETIPEEAGVTTSPGPQ, translated from the exons ATGGATGGCAAATGCAAGGAGATCGCCGAG gAGCTGTTCAGCCGCTCCCTGGCTGAGAGCGAGCTCCGTAGTGCCCCGTACGAGTTCCCTGAGGAGAGCCCCATTGAGCAGCTGGAGGAGCGGAGGCAGCGCCTGGAGAGGCAGATCAGCCAGGATGTCAA GCTGGAGCCAGATATCCTGCTTCGGGCCAAGCAAGATTTCCTGAAGACAGACAGTGAATCAGACTTCca GCTCTTCAAGGAGCAGAGCGAGGGGCAAGGTGACCGGGGCCTGCGGGACCGAGACGTGGTGCTAGAGCGGGAATTTCAGCGGGTCACCATCTCCGGCGAGGAGAAGTGTGGG GTACCATTCACAGACCTGCTGGATGCAGCCAAGAGTGTGGTGCGGGCACTTTTTATCCGGGAGAAGTACATGGCCCTGTCACTGCAGAGTTTTTGCCCTACCACCCGGCGGTATCTGCAGCAGCTGGCTGAGAAGCCTCTGGAGACACGGACCTATGAGCAGGGCCCTGACACCCCTGTGTCTGCTG ATGCCCCGGTGCACCCCCCTGCGCTGGAGCAGCACCCATATGAGCACTGTGAGCCGAGCACCATGCCTGGGGACCTGGGTTTGGGTCTGCGCATGGTGCAGGGCGTGGTGCACGTCTACACCCGCCGGGAAACTGATGATCA TTGCTCAGAGATGGAGCTGCCGTACCCTGACCTGCAGGAATTTGTGGCAGATGTCAATGTGCTCATGGCCCTGATTATCAATGGCCCCAT AAAGTCCTTCTGCTACCGTCGGCTACAGTACCTGAGCTCCAAGTTCCAGATGCACGTGCTGCTCAACGAGATGAAGGAGCTGGCCGCCCAGAAGAAGGTTCCACACCGAGACTTCTACAACATCCGCAAG GTGGACACGCACATCCACGCCTCGTCCTGCATGAACCAGAAGCACCTGCTGCGCTTTATCAAACGGGCGATGAAGCGGCACCTGGAGGAGATCGTGCACGTGGAGCAGGGCCGCGAGCAGACGCTGCGGGAGGTCTTTGAGAGCATGAATCTCACTGCCTATGACCTGAGTGTGGACACGCTGGACATGCACGCG GACAGAAACACCTTCCATCGCTTTGACAAGTTCAATGCCAAATACAACCCCATTGGGGAGTCTGTCCTCCGAGAGATCTTCATCAAAACCGACAACAGGGTCTCTGGAAAGTACTTTGCCCACATTATCAAG GAGGTGATGTCAGACCTGGAGGAAAGCAAATACCAGAACGCGGAGCTGCGACTCTCCATCTACGGGCGCTCAAGGGACGAGTGGGACAAGCTGGCCTGTTGGGCCGTGAAGCACAAAGTACACTCCCCCAACGTGCGCTGGCTCGTGCAAGTGCCCCGCCTCTT TGACGTGTACCGTACCAAGGGCCAGCTGGCCAACTTCCAAGAGATGCTGGAGAACATCTTCCTGCCACTGTTTGAGGCCACTGTGCACCCTGCCAGCCACCCCGAGCTGCACCTCTTCTTGGAGCAC GTGGACGGCTTTGACAGTGTGGATGATGAGTCTAAGCCCGAGAATCACGTCTTCAACCTGGAGAGCCCTCTCCCCGAGGCTTGGGTGGAGGAGGACAATCCACCCTATGCCTACTACCTGTACTACACCTTTGCCAACATGGCCATGCTGAACCACCTGCGCAG GCAGAGGGGCTTCCACACATTTGTGCTGAGGCCGCACTGTGGGGAAGCCGGGCCCATCCACCACCTGGTGTCGGCCTTCATGCTGGCGGAGAACATCTCTCACGGGCTGCTTCTGCGTAAG GCCCCAGTCCTGCAGTACCTGTATTACCTGGCCCAGATTGGCATCGCCATGTCCCCACTCAGCAATAACAGCCTCTTCCTCAGCTATCACCGGAACCCGCTACCTGAGTACCTGTCTCGTGGTCTCATGGTCTCGCTGTCCACTGATGATCCCCTGCAGTTCCACTTCACCAAG GAGCCACTGATGGAGGAATATAGCATCGCTACCCAGGTGTGGAAGCTCAGCTCCTGCGACATGTGTGAGCTGGCACGCAACAGTGTGCTCATGAGCGGCTTCTCCCACAAG GTGAAGAGCCACTGGCTGGGACCCAACTATACCAAGGAAGGCCCTGAGGGCAATGATATCCGCCGTACGAACGTGCCGGACATCCGTGTGGGCTACCGCTATGAGACCTTGTGCCAGGAGCTGGCGCTCATCACGCAGGCTGTCCAGAGTGAGACGCTGGAGACCATCCCGGAGGAGGCTGGTGTCACCACAAGCCCGGGGCCTCAGTGA
- the AMPD2 gene encoding AMP deaminase 2 isoform X1: MWQSQAQLVRLRLPPPSPRREPWHPTHLAPAVPRPNIPLRSWPACRPPLQYQELFSRSLAESELRSAPYEFPEESPIEQLEERRQRLERQISQDVKLEPDILLRAKQDFLKTDSESDFQLFKEQSEGQGDRGLRDRDVVLEREFQRVTISGEEKCGVPFTDLLDAAKSVVRALFIREKYMALSLQSFCPTTRRYLQQLAEKPLETRTYEQGPDTPVSADAPVHPPALEQHPYEHCEPSTMPGDLGLGLRMVQGVVHVYTRRETDDHCSEMELPYPDLQEFVADVNVLMALIINGPIKSFCYRRLQYLSSKFQMHVLLNEMKELAAQKKVPHRDFYNIRKVDTHIHASSCMNQKHLLRFIKRAMKRHLEEIVHVEQGREQTLREVFESMNLTAYDLSVDTLDMHADRNTFHRFDKFNAKYNPIGESVLREIFIKTDNRVSGKYFAHIIKEVMSDLEESKYQNAELRLSIYGRSRDEWDKLACWAVKHKVHSPNVRWLVQVPRLFDVYRTKGQLANFQEMLENIFLPLFEATVHPASHPELHLFLEHVDGFDSVDDESKPENHVFNLESPLPEAWVEEDNPPYAYYLYYTFANMAMLNHLRRQRGFHTFVLRPHCGEAGPIHHLVSAFMLAENISHGLLLRKAPVLQYLYYLAQIGIAMSPLSNNSLFLSYHRNPLPEYLSRGLMVSLSTDDPLQFHFTKEPLMEEYSIATQVWKLSSCDMCELARNSVLMSGFSHKVKSHWLGPNYTKEGPEGNDIRRTNVPDIRVGYRYETLCQELALITQAVQSETLETIPEEAGVTTSPGPQ; this comes from the exons atgtggcagagccaggcccagCTGGTGCGGCTCAGACTCCCCCCGCCATCTCCGCGGCGCGAGCCATGGCATCCAACCCATCTGGCGCCGGCAGTCCCAAGGCCAAATATCCCTTTAAGAAGCTGGCCAGCCTGCAGGCCTCCTCTGCAGTACCAG gAGCTGTTCAGCCGCTCCCTGGCTGAGAGCGAGCTCCGTAGTGCCCCGTACGAGTTCCCTGAGGAGAGCCCCATTGAGCAGCTGGAGGAGCGGAGGCAGCGCCTGGAGAGGCAGATCAGCCAGGATGTCAA GCTGGAGCCAGATATCCTGCTTCGGGCCAAGCAAGATTTCCTGAAGACAGACAGTGAATCAGACTTCca GCTCTTCAAGGAGCAGAGCGAGGGGCAAGGTGACCGGGGCCTGCGGGACCGAGACGTGGTGCTAGAGCGGGAATTTCAGCGGGTCACCATCTCCGGCGAGGAGAAGTGTGGG GTACCATTCACAGACCTGCTGGATGCAGCCAAGAGTGTGGTGCGGGCACTTTTTATCCGGGAGAAGTACATGGCCCTGTCACTGCAGAGTTTTTGCCCTACCACCCGGCGGTATCTGCAGCAGCTGGCTGAGAAGCCTCTGGAGACACGGACCTATGAGCAGGGCCCTGACACCCCTGTGTCTGCTG ATGCCCCGGTGCACCCCCCTGCGCTGGAGCAGCACCCATATGAGCACTGTGAGCCGAGCACCATGCCTGGGGACCTGGGTTTGGGTCTGCGCATGGTGCAGGGCGTGGTGCACGTCTACACCCGCCGGGAAACTGATGATCA TTGCTCAGAGATGGAGCTGCCGTACCCTGACCTGCAGGAATTTGTGGCAGATGTCAATGTGCTCATGGCCCTGATTATCAATGGCCCCAT AAAGTCCTTCTGCTACCGTCGGCTACAGTACCTGAGCTCCAAGTTCCAGATGCACGTGCTGCTCAACGAGATGAAGGAGCTGGCCGCCCAGAAGAAGGTTCCACACCGAGACTTCTACAACATCCGCAAG GTGGACACGCACATCCACGCCTCGTCCTGCATGAACCAGAAGCACCTGCTGCGCTTTATCAAACGGGCGATGAAGCGGCACCTGGAGGAGATCGTGCACGTGGAGCAGGGCCGCGAGCAGACGCTGCGGGAGGTCTTTGAGAGCATGAATCTCACTGCCTATGACCTGAGTGTGGACACGCTGGACATGCACGCG GACAGAAACACCTTCCATCGCTTTGACAAGTTCAATGCCAAATACAACCCCATTGGGGAGTCTGTCCTCCGAGAGATCTTCATCAAAACCGACAACAGGGTCTCTGGAAAGTACTTTGCCCACATTATCAAG GAGGTGATGTCAGACCTGGAGGAAAGCAAATACCAGAACGCGGAGCTGCGACTCTCCATCTACGGGCGCTCAAGGGACGAGTGGGACAAGCTGGCCTGTTGGGCCGTGAAGCACAAAGTACACTCCCCCAACGTGCGCTGGCTCGTGCAAGTGCCCCGCCTCTT TGACGTGTACCGTACCAAGGGCCAGCTGGCCAACTTCCAAGAGATGCTGGAGAACATCTTCCTGCCACTGTTTGAGGCCACTGTGCACCCTGCCAGCCACCCCGAGCTGCACCTCTTCTTGGAGCAC GTGGACGGCTTTGACAGTGTGGATGATGAGTCTAAGCCCGAGAATCACGTCTTCAACCTGGAGAGCCCTCTCCCCGAGGCTTGGGTGGAGGAGGACAATCCACCCTATGCCTACTACCTGTACTACACCTTTGCCAACATGGCCATGCTGAACCACCTGCGCAG GCAGAGGGGCTTCCACACATTTGTGCTGAGGCCGCACTGTGGGGAAGCCGGGCCCATCCACCACCTGGTGTCGGCCTTCATGCTGGCGGAGAACATCTCTCACGGGCTGCTTCTGCGTAAG GCCCCAGTCCTGCAGTACCTGTATTACCTGGCCCAGATTGGCATCGCCATGTCCCCACTCAGCAATAACAGCCTCTTCCTCAGCTATCACCGGAACCCGCTACCTGAGTACCTGTCTCGTGGTCTCATGGTCTCGCTGTCCACTGATGATCCCCTGCAGTTCCACTTCACCAAG GAGCCACTGATGGAGGAATATAGCATCGCTACCCAGGTGTGGAAGCTCAGCTCCTGCGACATGTGTGAGCTGGCACGCAACAGTGTGCTCATGAGCGGCTTCTCCCACAAG GTGAAGAGCCACTGGCTGGGACCCAACTATACCAAGGAAGGCCCTGAGGGCAATGATATCCGCCGTACGAACGTGCCGGACATCCGTGTGGGCTACCGCTATGAGACCTTGTGCCAGGAGCTGGCGCTCATCACGCAGGCTGTCCAGAGTGAGACGCTGGAGACCATCCCGGAGGAGGCTGGTGTCACCACAAGCCCGGGGCCTCAGTGA
- the AMPD2 gene encoding AMP deaminase 2 isoform X2 produces the protein MASEARGGLGAPPLQSARSLPGPAPCLKHFPLDLRTSMDGKCKEIAEELFSRSLAESELRSAPYEFPEESPIEQLEERRQRLERQISQDVKLEPDILLRAKQDFLKTDSESDFQLFKEQSEGQGDRGLRDRDVVLEREFQRVTISGEEKCGVPFTDLLDAAKSVVRALFIREKYMALSLQSFCPTTRRYLQQLAEKPLETRTYEQGPDTPVSADAPVHPPALEQHPYEHCEPSTMPGDLGLGLRMVQGVVHVYTRRETDDHCSEMELPYPDLQEFVADVNVLMALIINGPIKSFCYRRLQYLSSKFQMHVLLNEMKELAAQKKVPHRDFYNIRKVDTHIHASSCMNQKHLLRFIKRAMKRHLEEIVHVEQGREQTLREVFESMNLTAYDLSVDTLDMHADRNTFHRFDKFNAKYNPIGESVLREIFIKTDNRVSGKYFAHIIKEVMSDLEESKYQNAELRLSIYGRSRDEWDKLACWAVKHKVHSPNVRWLVQVPRLFDVYRTKGQLANFQEMLENIFLPLFEATVHPASHPELHLFLEHVDGFDSVDDESKPENHVFNLESPLPEAWVEEDNPPYAYYLYYTFANMAMLNHLRRQRGFHTFVLRPHCGEAGPIHHLVSAFMLAENISHGLLLRKAPVLQYLYYLAQIGIAMSPLSNNSLFLSYHRNPLPEYLSRGLMVSLSTDDPLQFHFTKEPLMEEYSIATQVWKLSSCDMCELARNSVLMSGFSHKVKSHWLGPNYTKEGPEGNDIRRTNVPDIRVGYRYETLCQELALITQAVQSETLETIPEEAGVTTSPGPQ, from the exons ATGGCCTCAG AGGCTcggggtgggctgggggccccTCCGCTGCAGTCTGCCCGATCCCTGccaggccctgccccctgcctcaaGCACTTCCCACTCGACCTACGCACGTCTATGGATGGCAAATGCAAGGAGATCGCCGAG gAGCTGTTCAGCCGCTCCCTGGCTGAGAGCGAGCTCCGTAGTGCCCCGTACGAGTTCCCTGAGGAGAGCCCCATTGAGCAGCTGGAGGAGCGGAGGCAGCGCCTGGAGAGGCAGATCAGCCAGGATGTCAA GCTGGAGCCAGATATCCTGCTTCGGGCCAAGCAAGATTTCCTGAAGACAGACAGTGAATCAGACTTCca GCTCTTCAAGGAGCAGAGCGAGGGGCAAGGTGACCGGGGCCTGCGGGACCGAGACGTGGTGCTAGAGCGGGAATTTCAGCGGGTCACCATCTCCGGCGAGGAGAAGTGTGGG GTACCATTCACAGACCTGCTGGATGCAGCCAAGAGTGTGGTGCGGGCACTTTTTATCCGGGAGAAGTACATGGCCCTGTCACTGCAGAGTTTTTGCCCTACCACCCGGCGGTATCTGCAGCAGCTGGCTGAGAAGCCTCTGGAGACACGGACCTATGAGCAGGGCCCTGACACCCCTGTGTCTGCTG ATGCCCCGGTGCACCCCCCTGCGCTGGAGCAGCACCCATATGAGCACTGTGAGCCGAGCACCATGCCTGGGGACCTGGGTTTGGGTCTGCGCATGGTGCAGGGCGTGGTGCACGTCTACACCCGCCGGGAAACTGATGATCA TTGCTCAGAGATGGAGCTGCCGTACCCTGACCTGCAGGAATTTGTGGCAGATGTCAATGTGCTCATGGCCCTGATTATCAATGGCCCCAT AAAGTCCTTCTGCTACCGTCGGCTACAGTACCTGAGCTCCAAGTTCCAGATGCACGTGCTGCTCAACGAGATGAAGGAGCTGGCCGCCCAGAAGAAGGTTCCACACCGAGACTTCTACAACATCCGCAAG GTGGACACGCACATCCACGCCTCGTCCTGCATGAACCAGAAGCACCTGCTGCGCTTTATCAAACGGGCGATGAAGCGGCACCTGGAGGAGATCGTGCACGTGGAGCAGGGCCGCGAGCAGACGCTGCGGGAGGTCTTTGAGAGCATGAATCTCACTGCCTATGACCTGAGTGTGGACACGCTGGACATGCACGCG GACAGAAACACCTTCCATCGCTTTGACAAGTTCAATGCCAAATACAACCCCATTGGGGAGTCTGTCCTCCGAGAGATCTTCATCAAAACCGACAACAGGGTCTCTGGAAAGTACTTTGCCCACATTATCAAG GAGGTGATGTCAGACCTGGAGGAAAGCAAATACCAGAACGCGGAGCTGCGACTCTCCATCTACGGGCGCTCAAGGGACGAGTGGGACAAGCTGGCCTGTTGGGCCGTGAAGCACAAAGTACACTCCCCCAACGTGCGCTGGCTCGTGCAAGTGCCCCGCCTCTT TGACGTGTACCGTACCAAGGGCCAGCTGGCCAACTTCCAAGAGATGCTGGAGAACATCTTCCTGCCACTGTTTGAGGCCACTGTGCACCCTGCCAGCCACCCCGAGCTGCACCTCTTCTTGGAGCAC GTGGACGGCTTTGACAGTGTGGATGATGAGTCTAAGCCCGAGAATCACGTCTTCAACCTGGAGAGCCCTCTCCCCGAGGCTTGGGTGGAGGAGGACAATCCACCCTATGCCTACTACCTGTACTACACCTTTGCCAACATGGCCATGCTGAACCACCTGCGCAG GCAGAGGGGCTTCCACACATTTGTGCTGAGGCCGCACTGTGGGGAAGCCGGGCCCATCCACCACCTGGTGTCGGCCTTCATGCTGGCGGAGAACATCTCTCACGGGCTGCTTCTGCGTAAG GCCCCAGTCCTGCAGTACCTGTATTACCTGGCCCAGATTGGCATCGCCATGTCCCCACTCAGCAATAACAGCCTCTTCCTCAGCTATCACCGGAACCCGCTACCTGAGTACCTGTCTCGTGGTCTCATGGTCTCGCTGTCCACTGATGATCCCCTGCAGTTCCACTTCACCAAG GAGCCACTGATGGAGGAATATAGCATCGCTACCCAGGTGTGGAAGCTCAGCTCCTGCGACATGTGTGAGCTGGCACGCAACAGTGTGCTCATGAGCGGCTTCTCCCACAAG GTGAAGAGCCACTGGCTGGGACCCAACTATACCAAGGAAGGCCCTGAGGGCAATGATATCCGCCGTACGAACGTGCCGGACATCCGTGTGGGCTACCGCTATGAGACCTTGTGCCAGGAGCTGGCGCTCATCACGCAGGCTGTCCAGAGTGAGACGCTGGAGACCATCCCGGAGGAGGCTGGTGTCACCACAAGCCCGGGGCCTCAGTGA
- the AMPD2 gene encoding AMP deaminase 2 isoform X4, which yields MASNPSGAGSPKAKYPFKKLASLQASSAVPEARGGLGAPPLQSARSLPGPAPCLKHFPLDLRTSMDGKCKEIAEELFSRSLAESELRSAPYEFPEESPIEQLEERRQRLERQISQDVKLEPDILLRAKQDFLKTDSESDFQLFKEQSEGQGDRGLRDRDVVLEREFQRVTISGEEKCGVPFTDLLDAAKSVVRALFIREKYMALSLQSFCPTTRRYLQQLAEKPLETRTYEQGPDTPVSADAPVHPPALEQHPYEHCEPSTMPGDLGLGLRMVQGVVHVYTRRETDDHCSEMELPYPDLQEFVADVNVLMALIINGPIKSFCYRRLQYLSSKFQMHVLLNEMKELAAQKKVPHRDFYNIRKVDTHIHASSCMNQKHLLRFIKRAMKRHLEEIVHVEQGREQTLREVFESMNLTAYDLSVDTLDMHADRNTFHRFDKFNAKYNPIGESVLREIFIKTDNRVSGKYFAHIIKEVMSDLEESKYQNAELRLSIYGRSRDEWDKLACWAVKHKVHSPNVRWLVQVPRLFDVYRTKGQLANFQEMLENIFLPLFEATVHPASHPELHLFLEHVDGFDSVDDESKPENHVFNLESPLPEAWVEEDNPPYAYYLYYTFANMAMLNHLRRQRGFHTFVLRPHCGEAGPIHHLVSAFMLAENISHGLLLRKAPVLQYLYYLAQIGIAMSPLSNNSLFLSYHRNPLPEYLSRGLMVSLSTDDPLQFHFTKEPLMEEYSIATQVWKLSSCDMCELARNSVLMSGFSHKVKSHWLGPNYTKEGPEGNDIRRTNVPDIRVGYRYETLCQELALITQAVQSETLETIPEEAGVTTSPGPQ from the exons ATGGCATCCAACCCATCTGGCGCCGGCAGTCCCAAGGCCAAATATCCCTTTAAGAAGCTGGCCAGCCTGCAGGCCTCCTCTGCAGTACCAG AGGCTcggggtgggctgggggccccTCCGCTGCAGTCTGCCCGATCCCTGccaggccctgccccctgcctcaaGCACTTCCCACTCGACCTACGCACGTCTATGGATGGCAAATGCAAGGAGATCGCCGAG gAGCTGTTCAGCCGCTCCCTGGCTGAGAGCGAGCTCCGTAGTGCCCCGTACGAGTTCCCTGAGGAGAGCCCCATTGAGCAGCTGGAGGAGCGGAGGCAGCGCCTGGAGAGGCAGATCAGCCAGGATGTCAA GCTGGAGCCAGATATCCTGCTTCGGGCCAAGCAAGATTTCCTGAAGACAGACAGTGAATCAGACTTCca GCTCTTCAAGGAGCAGAGCGAGGGGCAAGGTGACCGGGGCCTGCGGGACCGAGACGTGGTGCTAGAGCGGGAATTTCAGCGGGTCACCATCTCCGGCGAGGAGAAGTGTGGG GTACCATTCACAGACCTGCTGGATGCAGCCAAGAGTGTGGTGCGGGCACTTTTTATCCGGGAGAAGTACATGGCCCTGTCACTGCAGAGTTTTTGCCCTACCACCCGGCGGTATCTGCAGCAGCTGGCTGAGAAGCCTCTGGAGACACGGACCTATGAGCAGGGCCCTGACACCCCTGTGTCTGCTG ATGCCCCGGTGCACCCCCCTGCGCTGGAGCAGCACCCATATGAGCACTGTGAGCCGAGCACCATGCCTGGGGACCTGGGTTTGGGTCTGCGCATGGTGCAGGGCGTGGTGCACGTCTACACCCGCCGGGAAACTGATGATCA TTGCTCAGAGATGGAGCTGCCGTACCCTGACCTGCAGGAATTTGTGGCAGATGTCAATGTGCTCATGGCCCTGATTATCAATGGCCCCAT AAAGTCCTTCTGCTACCGTCGGCTACAGTACCTGAGCTCCAAGTTCCAGATGCACGTGCTGCTCAACGAGATGAAGGAGCTGGCCGCCCAGAAGAAGGTTCCACACCGAGACTTCTACAACATCCGCAAG GTGGACACGCACATCCACGCCTCGTCCTGCATGAACCAGAAGCACCTGCTGCGCTTTATCAAACGGGCGATGAAGCGGCACCTGGAGGAGATCGTGCACGTGGAGCAGGGCCGCGAGCAGACGCTGCGGGAGGTCTTTGAGAGCATGAATCTCACTGCCTATGACCTGAGTGTGGACACGCTGGACATGCACGCG GACAGAAACACCTTCCATCGCTTTGACAAGTTCAATGCCAAATACAACCCCATTGGGGAGTCTGTCCTCCGAGAGATCTTCATCAAAACCGACAACAGGGTCTCTGGAAAGTACTTTGCCCACATTATCAAG GAGGTGATGTCAGACCTGGAGGAAAGCAAATACCAGAACGCGGAGCTGCGACTCTCCATCTACGGGCGCTCAAGGGACGAGTGGGACAAGCTGGCCTGTTGGGCCGTGAAGCACAAAGTACACTCCCCCAACGTGCGCTGGCTCGTGCAAGTGCCCCGCCTCTT TGACGTGTACCGTACCAAGGGCCAGCTGGCCAACTTCCAAGAGATGCTGGAGAACATCTTCCTGCCACTGTTTGAGGCCACTGTGCACCCTGCCAGCCACCCCGAGCTGCACCTCTTCTTGGAGCAC GTGGACGGCTTTGACAGTGTGGATGATGAGTCTAAGCCCGAGAATCACGTCTTCAACCTGGAGAGCCCTCTCCCCGAGGCTTGGGTGGAGGAGGACAATCCACCCTATGCCTACTACCTGTACTACACCTTTGCCAACATGGCCATGCTGAACCACCTGCGCAG GCAGAGGGGCTTCCACACATTTGTGCTGAGGCCGCACTGTGGGGAAGCCGGGCCCATCCACCACCTGGTGTCGGCCTTCATGCTGGCGGAGAACATCTCTCACGGGCTGCTTCTGCGTAAG GCCCCAGTCCTGCAGTACCTGTATTACCTGGCCCAGATTGGCATCGCCATGTCCCCACTCAGCAATAACAGCCTCTTCCTCAGCTATCACCGGAACCCGCTACCTGAGTACCTGTCTCGTGGTCTCATGGTCTCGCTGTCCACTGATGATCCCCTGCAGTTCCACTTCACCAAG GAGCCACTGATGGAGGAATATAGCATCGCTACCCAGGTGTGGAAGCTCAGCTCCTGCGACATGTGTGAGCTGGCACGCAACAGTGTGCTCATGAGCGGCTTCTCCCACAAG GTGAAGAGCCACTGGCTGGGACCCAACTATACCAAGGAAGGCCCTGAGGGCAATGATATCCGCCGTACGAACGTGCCGGACATCCGTGTGGGCTACCGCTATGAGACCTTGTGCCAGGAGCTGGCGCTCATCACGCAGGCTGTCCAGAGTGAGACGCTGGAGACCATCCCGGAGGAGGCTGGTGTCACCACAAGCCCGGGGCCTCAGTGA